accggtacctatgctaacataggtaccggttcatctccataccggtacttttggggtggataaAATTTATAAATGagtcttaggtaccggttggtaatatcaaccggtacctaaggctctccataggtaccggatGGTAATTTTTACATTAGTACTGggtggtgccaccaaccggtacctatagacgagccttaggtacctgttgatgttaccaaccggtgccttaggagtcttaggtaccggttggtgttaccaaccggtaccttaggctcatccatgggttacttgaaaaggaaaatatctccttctcgATCAAAACTACTGCgtagctgagatggtaaaggagaAACGCATGAGGCTAGAGGTCGCGGGTTCAATTCCCAGCCAAAGGATATTTTGCATGAATATTTTGGTACAAAGAGCCCTTATGTACCGGTTATTTTACCCGGTACGAAAGGCTCGAGCCTTTCGTACCACTTCCGGGGTACCGGTTACAataaccggtaccaaaggccaaTTTGAACGTTCATATAATTTTGACTTGGAAGATTTACTGAGAGCTTCTGCTGAAGTTCTTGGGAAAGGAAGTTATGGAACCACCTACAAAGCTGTTCTTGAGGATGGCACCACAGTTGTGGTCAAGAGACTGAAGGAAGTGGTGGTGGGCAAGGAGGAGTTTGAACAGCAGATGGAGATAATTGGAAGGGTTGGCCAGCACCAAAATGTTGTTCCATTGCGTGCTTACTATTACTCCAAGGATGAGAAGCTATTGGTGTTTGACTATGTCCCGTCTGGTAGCCTTGCTGCTGTTTTGCATGGTATGTTCTTTGCTTGCCTATTTAATTATCACCAATTAGCACTTTATTTCTGGCTTTCTATCCTGTTGAACTTGTTCCTTAATACCGAAGCCACAAATTGGCAATTTAGTTTGACTAATATGCACCAGCTCAAGGTTATATCTATATAGCTAGAAAATCATAAAATCGAAACAATACATTCATTTTGACCGTTACCGTGAAATCAGAATGCTATTAGTGGGTTCAGGAGTGGGCTAAATATCTATTTTGAAAACTTCTGTAAATTCCTTGTGAAGCTTAATGCTTTGATGTAACTAATAATCTAGGGTGATTCCTTCAGACTTCAGTAGTTTTAACTTATTTTTTGTCATCGTTCTAACTTTTGTgatctgattttttttcctagAGAGAGACCATCACATATCACCTTTCTGTTTTGATTGTGCTCTTTAATCTTATCGTTAAAGAAATAGGCTCAAGTAATATTATATTTTGTGCTATAATTGATGTGTTACCTCTTGTTTCTTGTGAGTTCATATGCAGAATGtctatttttttccttctctgACAGAAAGAATCAACTAAACTTATTACCATTTCTCCAAGTTAATTACATTTTCCCTTTTGTTTTAAACCACtagtggagatgcacgtgccTGTGGCATGTGTTTAAAGTCGAGATGTTTAAAAATGATTGGATTGCATCAAACTACTAAAATATCTTATTTGATGCGCAATGGAATAACCAATGGGAGTTTACATGAGTTTATTTGGAGCCAATCGAACAGAAAGAAAATGAACAAAAAATTAGAAATTTTACTACAGAAATTAATACCCATATGACAATGCCCACAGAGTACTTACAGTTCTGTCAAACTATGAAGGCTGGAAAAATACATTACAAATATGTCCGTGAGATCATAGTCTCTAAACGCGTAGCCTGCAGgaacaacatatatatatatatatatatatatatatatatatatatatatatatatatatatatatatatatatatatatatatatatatatatatatatagaatagCACGAAAGCACATGACTATATGAGTGCATAAATGCATATTACTACATCCGACGGTTATATAAAACTGTTGCACAAACACACCTCACGATTCCAAGACATCTCTGTATACAATATTCTTCGTACTCTTTCCAGTAGGATCGATGTTCATGTTTCTCTTTGCAAGAACCCATGTATTCTCACGAGATACACCTCTTGACAATGCCACATATAGCTGACAATGCAACATATAGCTGTCCGTGTGAAAACACAGGCTCGGGGAGGTAGATACCTACATTAGATATGGTCTGACCCTGTGCCTTGTTAATTGTCATCGCAAAACTCAACCGGATGAGGAATTGCTTCCTCTTAAATTTGAACAGAAGAGTGAGGTCTTCGGAAGGAGACATTGGTATCGTCGGTATGAATGCCCTCTTTCTTGCATGCTGCCCATTAACAATCTCAGCATCAATCAAATTATTCTGGAATCCCCGTACCACCAGTCGAGTTCCATTGCAGAAGCCATTATGAGGATCGAGATTACGAAGCAATATAAGAGGACAGTTCTTCTTAACCTTCAACTCATGAGGGGGCAGCCCATTAAGGGTAATCGAGTTGAGAAAATCAAGAGGATAATTGTTACGTGAGTCATCATTGACAGAGTCAAAGTTGTAGAAAACATTCTGCTTCCCTGGAAATCTATCAATCATAAGTGCATTCACCGCATCAACTGTCATGTTATGGTACCACTTAATTGACCTTTCTCTTGCTTTCTCCATTTGTTGCTCAACAGTGGACAATTTCGGAAGAACAACTGGTTTGTAAAAAGGGTAAAAATATTACTATATACATTTAGTTACTAATCGGAAGCTATAATCTCGATAAAGGTTAATACCAGATGCTCTGAACGGAGTGCTCAGATCCTCTGTTGGAGTCCTTTGGAAAGAATCATTGCGATGCAACCACATGTCACCAATATCATCCGTGGTTCCCCCATTGATCTCAGAAGTGTCGTGCTGTACATCATCATTGGAAGTATTTGTTTCATTGACCATAGAAGCAAACACCTATTGATGGGAAAGGTTTTAAAAAATGTACCGAGATTTTCTATATTATTTCAAGCAGCTTCTCTCTCGGCCTTTTTTCGATGGTACCTTTCCCGCCTCTTTGCATTCAACTCGGATTTTTTATCAGTTGGCATGCTTGCGTATTTCTCCCTAGCCCTTTGGCGTTTAATTTCCCTTTGCTCGGTGCAATCAACTAGAATTGGAAATGTTATGGTTTATGGTCGTATGTAAAACTAAAATTAAACAGTTATAAAAAGAACACAAATAAATTTACCATCTTCCACAGCGTGGATATCAAGATGATCATGTGATTGTTGCTTACGAGGATTCAAGGTATTTGTGTCGTCTCCCAATGGTCGATGGCCATCCATTGCTTCAACTGATCAAAATATTTTTGACAACAAAAATAAAGGAATCACCTATGTGTTGGTCAATACAATGAACAGTCAAAACATTGAACAGGCTAGGAGCAGTAAGTGTAGATGATAGACGCATACCTgattgcacaaattttttatgGTTGGTGAAATTCCTTGCTAGCAAGGCGCCCCTTCTCGGTGGCTAGGATGGCAATGATCAGAACCTTCTCAGCGTCGTTAGGGGCGTCGGCCGGTGCTTGTCGGACAGCCTGCAACAGCGCAGTTGGATCAACGATCAACTATATGTGAATAGACGAGATGGGAATGGTCAGCGGGCCCGGCCATCAGGTGCTCGAACGGCGAACATGAATACGCACGTACTTGTACTTTGGGGTCTTGCTCCGCTCTTGAGGCCGCGCCCGCTTCACGCAGCGGCTGGCGTCCGCGTCGGGGCTGCAGCCGCCGTCGTCGAGGCGGCGTCAGAGGCTCCGGCCGGTGACAAGGATGGCGACAAGCAGCACAGACGGTGCTGCCGACCAGCGAATCCTCGCCAGACAGGGCGCCGGTGGCGAGGGTGGCGAGAACACCCTGCTCGGCGGACAGaggcaccagccaccagctggTGGTGAGGATGGTGATGACCAGGGCTGCCGGTGCCGCCGGCTCCACGGGCTTCTTGATCGGCGCCTGTGACGGCACCGTCAAGTTAAAATGATTAATTAAATATAACCgtcatcatttgaacgcatcagacACATTAGTTTAATTAAACATAACttgacagcctgtttccaacccacaggccgatcgaaacacaccagaagtctcgcacgacggcgagcgcagacggtaccagcatgatacaactttacaaaatagtaaataatattaagatttttacaaaacagctttaaatttaaaatttacaaaaaaaaagatagcagcggaagacttacagagcatttttactagagaataaataaaacaaactaaataagtcgagaactaccgagacgtgaagacaagacgccacatcgagcccactgatgtgaaacctagttagctcctatacctgaaacagggtaaacaacaaaccctgagcaactaaaactcagtaagacttacccgactattgggtatacttagcccacatatctagacatgcaaaccTTTCTGGCTGgtagtttattttgcagaaaagcgtctAAAaatggatccttattttcaatattttagctccaagttATATATAGATTAATCATAATTTAATATTTGCCTAAACcaactagagcaaacatggtagGATATTAAATCACAATTCAAAGTAATCATCATTGTACGTAATACATGTTCCATATCTCatcactacgatgtgactcggtgatcaaggtgctaatatccgagagcgactgacggcgaatcgatccgatttaacctttcaaggtagacctaaccaacacggcacacatgagccccgtcggaccacacgcaccaacaatttccctccccgcctcgaactacaggaaccaacccaacgacatatagtcagccgagccctacgtgagaccaccaaaagtaaatacatgcaacCCCTTTTCTCTGCGGCCACTCCACCaccctaggagttgggtgcgtGTTCATGTACTTTCAAAATAAGGCAGTACTAggtttaccggtttcgactacctcctactcccggcatggggtcagtacaattcaaacatgatcagcagggccaacaacggtatagtcctcaatcgacacagacggggctagacaCCAGAAACCCTGTTCTGTTGTCACCTATAACTCATCATCACTCCCTGTCCGGTCTCAATTTCCATTTCCTTCCATCATGAATATAATCACTAATATATCGAAATATAAATAcgccctatatctcgcgagtaaccaaaaattactcgacttctaaaatatcctatatctcgcgagtgacaagaaatcactcgactgCTACCAagaactattaagcatagcgTTACTATCGtcatatacatactagtataactaaAGGGATCTAGgaattatgcaactagggttccaaacaattcctcaaacataatgcacaaataataaatatatatagtgagtcataatttaaaatattaggacatgcaccggggcttgcctgagggtaacactaagtcagtgttaatacgattaaggccttgggccctttcgatcttgggccgggtcttcggttgcttcaGCGGGTCCTTCCATTTTCAGGAGATGTCCACCGAACACTGTCTTGTGGTTCAGCTCCAACACCACGTGCTTCACGTTCACACATTGCGTCCACACGTATATCTTacgtacctaaatgaggtgtAATAATGCATATATATAAATGCATGGACGATGCAACAAAAAGTGCAGCAATACAAGCATAAAGTCACTATTACCTAAACCTAAACAACTACATAAGCGGAGGTTAATTAAACCTTACATGAGTCTAACAAAGTTAACCCAACTGGTTTTACATTTTTAGCTCCGATTATACATTTACAAACTATAGAAGCATTTTATCTAGCATAATTAAAACTACATAGTAAAAGTTGCCAAATAATACATTTTATGGTTCTATTATATAGAGAATAAAAATatgaagctaacaaaactggttttgtatttttttctatttttctataattttttacGTATTTTACAAACACTAAAGGTCTGTGCTGATCGGATGATTCGACCCAACGCCGGATggtgccggatgatccggccctaggCCAGATGATCTGGACCTGGGCGCGTGGGCAGCGTGTGGCAGCGCTCCGGCGAGAAAACTACGGGGAAAAGGGCGGGGAAGGTTGAGGGCTCACCGGGGAATCGATTCTTGGGGTCCGGGGTGAGGAGAAATGACCGGGGGTGCAAATCGACGGCGGCCTCAAGCTTCGAGCGGCTCCAATGGTGAACGGCCGAAGGAGCTTCGATTGTCATCGATTGGGCCGAGGAGGAGCTTGGCCAGGGGTTAGGGaagatggaggaggtggtggggaaCCTCCGATTGCAAGGAATCGAAGCAGGGCGACCGGAGGGAGGAGATCAGGGGGGAGGGGACGAGCTCTGCTCGGCTCGGTTTGGGGGAGAGGAACGAGAGGATGGGAGTTAGGGAGCGAGGATAGGCacggaaggaggaagaggagatgaCAGCCGGGGCCCACAACTAGGTAAAATATCTGGGATGTTACAGTGTCTTGCCGTCGCTGTTGTGCTGTCGGGACCTCCTCAAGCTCCACCCTGATCTCCGTGgacgtgcggcggcgcacgctcGTGGTGTACGAGTCGAGGTTGAAGTGCAAAAGGAAATTACCACCCTGATCTCCATGGACGTGCAAAAGGAAATTAACATAACGTGCAAAAGGAAAGTAAACTACCCCTGATCTCCGTGGACGTGCAAAAGGAAATTACCAGAACATGCAAAAGGAAAGTAAACTGGCTTAATTGCGGATGCAAAGTGCATCTACAGGGCGTGTACGCGATGTGGGTATGTACAAAGCTgggtgaaaaaaaaaaacatgagttttgggtggaAACATTTTCCTTCAAACAATTTCGTGAGTCTATACCctctttcgtcaaacctttgGGCTGTCAAGTGGGACCTCCGTGAGGGGTACGGTAGGtctaatcttggtgagaaaaggttttaattgtttcaactttaGTATAGATGAGTTAGAAACTGCACGGGCATCATCTTTCAAAATGAAAATGCACGGGAATTAGCGTCCACTGTAAGTGTATCGATAAGATTCAGAAATTTTGATTccacaaaaaataaaaagattcaGACATTTAGCGTTATGTTTTTAATGTTTGTTAGCTTATGCCAGAAGCATCAGTCTTTGTTGAAGAGAAATCGTTTAATGTGTGTTGACCGTTGAAATGAATTGACACTATTGCATTTCATTGTAACTATTTTCAGGGAATAAATCTGCTGGAAGAGCTCCATTGGACTGGGAGACAAGGGTCAAGATATCGCTTGATGTAGCCAGTGgtattgctcatcttcatgccGATGGAGGTGGGAAGTTCATACATGGCAACACCAAAGCATCGAATGTCCTCCTATCACAGAACCAGGATGGTTGTGTGTCTGAGTTTGGCTTGGCACAGCTCATGACCACTCCACAGGCGCCCCCACGGCTTGTCGGATACCGAGCACCGGAAGTCCTTAAGACCAAAAACCAACTCAAAAGTCCCACATCTACAGCTTCGGTGCCTTGCTCCTCGAAATGCTAACCGGAAAAGCCCCTCTCAGATCTCCCGGGCGTGAGGATTCCATTGCACCTTCCAAGATGGGTGCAGTCTGTGGTTCGTGAAGAATGGACCGCCGAGGTCTTCGATGTGGAGCTGTTAAGGCATACCAACGTCGAGGATGAGATGGTTCAGATGCTCCAGGTCGCAATGGCATGCGTGGCCATTGCCCCCGAACAGCGGCCTAAGATGGAGGAGGTGACAAGGAGGATCACGGAGATCCGGAACTCCTACTCTTCAGGGACAAGGACGCCCTTAGAGGACAAGCCGGAGACTGCCCAGGCACCATGAGGGGTACAGCATAGTTTAGCCAGATGGTAGCTACCTTGCATAGTGAATTGCCTATAGAGCTTCAGCAAAGTTGATAGCCGCCTGCGCAGCGCAGTTTTCTGTCTATCCCCGGTCGTTTTCAGTAAATCTGTTGTCCATGTTTCCCCCTCTTATTCTAGCGATCTGATTGATAATCCATGCCATTGTGTCGTTCAGTTAAATCAGTAGCTCTTCTGATTTTCATAGGATAACGTTGCTCTGTAATTTGACATAATCTCTGCAGCGTGATTAATGAATTCGATTTCCATTGTACATTTCCGCCACTCACCAGTCGGATCTCGCAGTCGCAGTGCTTTTCGCATAGATCTGGTGACTGGTGCCCTTCCCCTGCCCCTTTTCTTTAGGGTTTTTCGTTCGTAGCTGTCGGAAAGATCGAACCAAACGAAGTCATTGCTTTACCTGGTTGCTGGCGCCCGGTGCGTAGCAACCGCTAGCTGGCGGTAGCGTCCTTAGCAAACGACGATGCGCTCCTGTGCCCCTTGATTCATGAGGCAGGTAGGCTGTAGCCGTGCGCGCCTTCACGGCAGCGGCAGGCCCGCGGCGTGCTTGGTTgccggcgtcggcggcagcCGTGATGGTATTCATGCGCCGGGGCCTCGATTTCACGTGGCGGTCGTCGGACGCCGTGCCGTGCCCACGCTGGCCGACGGGCGACGGTGACGACACGACGAGGGAGGAGTACCGAGTTCCGGCTGGCAGTTGGACCAGTTCCAGCTGGAAGTGTCGTATCATCTTAATAAAGTtataaaaaagatgaaaaaTTGGTAACTGGTCGGAGAAGTATGTAGTGATGACTTTATCATAAATGACTCTACCACATTGTATAATATTTAATGTTCGTGACACTCCTTTGACTTTCTCATTATCCTTAGGAGAGATCTTCCTAACGGAAAGGTGGAAACTTGAAAGAAGCATGACTTAATCCAGTGCCTATTTTAGCTACTGTGCAAATTTGATGCTGACTTCAGGCTTTTTGACTAAACAATTACTCCCTCTGTACTCGTAAAGTCGTTCGGGACTATACTTGAGTCAAACCTtgaaaatataaatcatgaataactctcaagttgttgagtttgaaaatgtgaaaattatatgaatagatttgtcttgaaaatactaaagtatacatatatcacttttcgataaatatttttatagaaacaagaagttaaagttgtgttttggagaccgtgtcgctgtccaAAATAACTTCCTTTACGAGTAAGGAGGGAGTACATTACAACTGTTGCACACGGATTAAAGAATCGTCTCTCAAAGGCACAAAATTTAACAAAATATTGTTGTAATGCTAGATGTGCCCTTCTACAATTTACTATTGTATTTCGGGAAAAACATTTATCTTAAACTCTATACATAACAATCTTGTAATAGATGTCATTTCTTAAGCTGTCATTATTAGGCCCTGTATAGTTCCTAGTAAAAAACTTTACATATCAGTCACAtcaatatttggacacatgtatggtgtattaaatgtagacgaAAAAAATTGGTTTTCACAGATTgtctgtaaattgcgagatgaatcttttaagcctaattagtccgtgattagataataaattgctacagtaaacatatgctaatgatggattaattagttttaataaattcatctcctAATTTACAGataagttctgtaattagttttgtaattaacttatatttaataatttaaatataaaaagattctattttaaaattttcactAGGGAACTAAGGCCTGTTTGGGACCGCGACCACCAGCAGCGCGCCGCTTATACGTGAACGCAGCTCCGACGTCGCTTGTGCGATTTTCCCCACGCAGTTCAAACTTTCACGTTTTGCGTTGCGGGCGTTGACGCGAGGCGTTCGGCGGGATTATTTCCGCTTTCCACGTTTAAGCATCGCCACCGCTGTCCAAGACACGGCCTAAACAAACGAGCCCTTATTTTTACGCCATTGTTTCCTGGAAAGGCAAGCCCCCATATTTCGGGATTCCCGAATTACCTCCTGGCCACCTTGCATATTCGGTTCACCCGCACCAACCGAGGCCGAagaccccaccaccaccaccaccaccaccaccattccCCAGCTCGGCAGGCTCTTcatcgcccgcccgcccgccgcgccggacgCGCCCCGATCCAGATCCAGGTACCCTTCAGCCGGAACCGCGGCTCCCTCCCTTCTCCCGTATGCGTCCTCGCCGTCCCCGTGCCCCCGTCACCGGCTTCGATTGGAGATCCATCCAAGGCTGGATTCGATCcctttttgtttggtttggaAGCCCTAGATAGCTTGGGCGGATTGATCGTTTTGCTCGGCAGAGTATCATCTCTGCCGCGAGCCCTGAAATCTCATGCATCCAGTTCGTTGCGGATTTGCTTGCTGTGGCGTACTGAATTGAAACCGGTTCAATTTCGCTATTCTTTTGGGTGCTCCACTTGACTCCCATGCCCGCACGTTGTTTCTGGCCATGGGTTTAGCAGTAGCGGGGGTTGATCTGATGTTCACAGATTGTGgtgcgtttttttttttgctagtgCTACCATGATTCATGCAGCTAAGTTTGTAACTGGTAACTTTATCGGTCCAATTGACAATTGATACCTCATTGATGTCTTATATGCTTGTATTGAACGAGAATCAGGTCAAAGTTTGGTGTATTTGTGAATCCACAGATTTTATTGTTAATGTCTGGTTTACTTAGGATGAGGCAGTACAGTAGTAGCCAAATAATGTCATCCCCTTTGCTTTTTTCCCCTTCTGTTTACTCAGGCTGCCAGTTTATTTAATACAAGTAGCAGTAGATTGAAACTTGTTTTGAACTCTTGGGTTTATAATGTGAATTTTATGAAAGTAGGGGCTTATCATGGCATCAAATCGTATCTTTAAGGACTTAAGGGACATGCAAAAGGACCCTCCGACATCATGCGGTGCAGGTATGGGGCTATGGGCTCGTTTACCAGTGGATTTATGAATGATGCCATATCTGAGCAATTGAGCATTCATACATGTGGAtatataataattaaactgCTCATCTCTTATCAAGATACAGGGTAGAAGCTCATATCTTTATTATGCTAGAGAATAGAATTTTGATTGTGAAgttatatataaatattttttgcctGCCATATATTTTCTGTACTTTGAATGACCATGAATAAACTGGAATTGTTCGTGGGTTTGGTTCTGTCAGGAATCCGTCATAAGATATTTGAATTCTGTATATAGTGCAGTTTGTCAGCTGGGAACGCAATTGTCGTAATCACAGATTTATTTATTATACATGTTTATTCACCATTCTTGTTCAGGATACTGTGAAATGTATCTGTTGCCATCTTGTTAATGTCTCATGTTGTACTAATAGCTGATGTTAATGTTTGATTGTCAAAAAGGAAGTGTCCGGAACAGAGCATCTTACTTTTCTTTATTTGTTTAAAAAATATGACTTGATGAGTCCTGAGCACTGATTTTATTTTTGCTCTTTTATGTACTTTTCTTCTACACACTTTGGCATTCATGGATTATAGGTTTCTATTTATTTAGGTCCTGCTGGTGAGGATATGTTCCACTGGCAGGCAACCATCATGGGTCATCCTGATAGTCCATATGCTGGAGGTGTTTTCTTAGTGAACATTCATTTCCCTCCGGACTACCCCTTCAAGCCTCCAAAGGTTACCATAAGTTTTGTTCGAGAGTTAAATTCTCTgttatttgtttttttctttattaaaGGATGAAAAAAAATGCTCTGCTGTCAATCTCTTATGTAATGTCTTATTCTGATGAGGTGTTCTTGTTAGCTACCTACACATTTCATGAATGTAATACTTTTAATTCTCATTTGTTTGTTCTCCCCCAGATTTTGACCTGTAGTGTAGGGTCAACTAACACTTCTATTTCTATTATCTTTGTTTTTTAGCATTTCATTTATCAATCATTATGTTGATCTTTAttcctttttttccattattgtcatTTGGGTCTGATCCTTTTTGTAAAATGTTTTTCTCTGTATGTTTTCTCCTGTTTCTGTTGACCGTCATTGAACTATCTCCTTTATAGGTATCTTTTAAGACAAAGGTGTTCCATCCGAATATCAATAGCAATGGGAGCATATGTCTAGACATTCTTATAGAGGAGCAGTGGCGCCCTGCTTTGACAATCTCTAAGGTGCTGAAACAACTCTAGTAGTACTTTATAGCTTCTTGAAATTTGAAATTGCAAGTCTTTGCCACCTGGTAATGGTAACAATCTTTAAATGTTAGAAGATTCGATGATGTATTGCTGTTTCTCCATTCAATTGGTTCAGAATAAAAAATATCTTAAGTAGTACTATTTCTTGTTTATGCAGTTAGCAAATCAGCACAATTATGAGTTTATGGTAGAATATTAATTACAATTGTCTCTTTTAGTTCCAAGATTTACACGTGCTCAAATAGCACTGGGGAGATTATTATATTTGCAGTTTTGTATTTATACACCTTTCAGCTGGAGGACTATGAGAGTACTTGTGTAATTGTCTCTTCAAGCTCACACAGTGTTCCGCTAGGCGCCGACTAGGCGGCGATTAGGCGATTAGGCACGCCTAATCGCGAGTCGAAGGGTCAGCGCCTCGCCTATGGGGGTAGGCGGACCCTTAGGTGTCGGCAGCTCGTCGTCGGCGCCGATGGGGGTGGAGGAGCGTCCGGCGGAGGTCGCCCGTGGGGGAGGCGGAGCTGCGGGTGGCGGCGTGTGCTCACACGGGCTTGTGCGggcgcggcgcaggcggcggcaggcgcaggtgcaggcggcggcgggcacgtgCGGGACAGGGAGAGATGCGAGAGAGGCAGAGAGGATGCGGGATACAGGGTCTGAGGGTTTAGTTGGGCCTTCAAATGGGCCTTTTTCCCTTTCTCCTTTTTTATGACCActcatctccttttttttcttttcttttaagtatTTATACATGTATTATTCATCACCTAGAAAAACGCCTAGCAACGCCTAGGCGCGATTACTCCCGACTAAGCGCTAGGCTGAGGGTCAGCGCCTATAatccgcctagcgcctagcggaACCTTGAGCTCACATAATCTACAACTACCATTCAGTATGTAGTATGCAATCCTCGAAAACCTGCATATTAATGCGTAGCTGCACAACTAATGACCATCCTTTCATGTTTCAGGTTTTGCTTTCTATCTGCTCGCTGCTCACTGATCCCAACCTAGAGGACCCTCTTGTCCCTGAGATTGCTCACATGTACAAGACAGACCGGCCTAAGTACTTGGCGACAGCCCGCAGCTGGACCCAGAAGTATGCCATGGGATGTTCCTGCACAAATGCAGACAATTGTCACTCTGTTc
This genomic interval from Panicum virgatum strain AP13 chromosome 8K, P.virgatum_v5, whole genome shotgun sequence contains the following:
- the LOC120644100 gene encoding ubiquitin-conjugating enzyme E2-17 kDa-like, with protein sequence MASNRIFKDLRDMQKDPPTSCGAGPAGEDMFHWQATIMGHPDSPYAGGVFLVNIHFPPDYPFKPPKVSFKTKVFHPNINSNGSICLDILIEEQWRPALTISKVLLSICSLLTDPNLEDPLVPEIAHMYKTDRPKYLATARSWTQKYAMGCSCTNADNCHSVQLAVAGGWC
- the LOC120644099 gene encoding uncharacterized protein LOC120644099, translated to MVNETNTSNDDVQHDTSEINGGTTDDIGDMWLHRNDSFQRTPTEDLSTPFRASVVLPKLSTVEQQMEKARERSIKWYHNMTVDAVNALMIDRFPGKQNVFYNFDSVNDDSRNNYPLDFLNSITLNGLPPHELKVKKNCPLILLRNLDPHNGFCNGTRLVVRGFQNNLIDAEIVNGQHARKRAFIPTIPMSPSEDLTLLFKFKRKQFLIRLSFAMTINKAQGQTISNVGIYLPEPVFSHGQLYVALSAICGIVKRCIS